The Nocardioides campestrisoli genome includes a window with the following:
- a CDS encoding ATP-binding protein: MTKRLDEHRLHSTVLVSPRREKRADRRLRRASARALVVEDRDARRSTAQQKATDLAAEKRLTELLPRAGEPGPAALRTPGRFRLPRHQDTSATLAGAYPFLAEGGLGSEGVFIGQDLYSGSSFVYDPWVLYARGLITAPNLVLAGIVGAGKSSLAKSLYTRSIPFGCRVYVPGDPKGEHTPVAEAVGGKAIALGHGMPNRLNPLDEGIRPGGLDDVQWASQVTSRRRDLIGALAETVLDRRLTPLEHTAVDVALERTVHGTDVPVLPMVVDRLLAPDRLDDPDGRLAEDGRLPGHALRRLVAGDLAGLFDGPSTVSFDPSLPMISLDLSRVTENATLISVLMTCASAWMESALMDPAGGQRWVVYDEAWRLMSHPALLRRMDAHWRLARHYGIANMLIFHKLSDLDNVGDSGSAMRALASSLLANAETRVVYRQESDQLGPTSAALGLTGTEQALIPTLGTGQGLWRIKHRSFVVQHQLHPAELGLFDTSGRMTGGTTS; this comes from the coding sequence GTGACGAAGCGTCTCGACGAGCACCGTCTCCACTCGACCGTTCTCGTGTCTCCTAGGCGCGAGAAGCGGGCGGACCGAAGGCTCCGCAGGGCCTCAGCACGCGCTCTCGTCGTCGAGGACCGCGATGCGCGACGGTCGACCGCGCAGCAGAAGGCAACCGATCTTGCGGCTGAGAAGCGGCTGACTGAACTGCTCCCCCGCGCAGGCGAACCCGGACCCGCCGCGCTACGGACCCCGGGCCGTTTCCGACTCCCCCGCCATCAGGACACCTCCGCCACACTCGCCGGCGCTTACCCGTTCCTCGCTGAAGGTGGACTCGGCAGCGAAGGCGTGTTCATCGGCCAGGACCTCTATTCAGGATCGTCATTCGTCTACGACCCCTGGGTCCTCTATGCCCGCGGCCTGATCACCGCGCCGAACCTGGTCCTGGCCGGGATCGTGGGCGCCGGCAAGTCGAGTCTCGCCAAGAGCCTATACACCCGGTCGATCCCGTTCGGGTGCCGCGTCTACGTGCCTGGCGACCCCAAGGGCGAGCACACGCCCGTCGCCGAGGCGGTGGGCGGCAAGGCCATCGCTCTGGGTCATGGGATGCCGAACCGGCTCAACCCGCTCGATGAGGGGATCCGTCCGGGGGGACTCGACGACGTTCAATGGGCGAGCCAGGTCACGAGCCGCCGACGCGACCTGATCGGCGCGCTTGCCGAGACCGTTCTCGATCGACGCCTCACACCCCTCGAGCACACCGCCGTTGACGTGGCACTGGAACGCACGGTGCACGGCACCGACGTACCGGTGCTTCCGATGGTGGTCGACCGACTGCTCGCGCCCGACAGGCTCGACGATCCCGACGGACGCCTTGCCGAGGACGGCAGGCTGCCCGGCCACGCGCTGCGCCGGCTGGTGGCGGGCGACCTCGCCGGGCTCTTCGACGGTCCCTCGACGGTGTCGTTCGACCCGTCGCTACCGATGATCTCCCTCGATCTCTCCCGCGTGACCGAGAACGCCACTCTCATCTCCGTCCTCATGACCTGTGCCTCGGCGTGGATGGAGTCAGCGCTCATGGACCCGGCCGGCGGGCAACGCTGGGTCGTGTACGACGAGGCCTGGCGCTTGATGTCACACCCCGCGCTGCTTCGGCGGATGGATGCGCACTGGCGGCTCGCACGGCACTACGGGATCGCGAACATGCTGATCTTCCACAAGCTCTCCGACCTCGACAACGTCGGCGACTCCGGGTCGGCCATGCGCGCCCTCGCCTCCTCGCTGCTGGCCAATGCGGAGACCCGCGTCGTCTACCGGCAGGAGTCCGACCAACTCGGCCCCACCTCTGCCGCGCTCGGTCTCACCGGCACCGAGCAGGCGCTCATCCCCACCCTCGGCACCGGCCAAGGGCTGTGGCGGATCAAGCACCGCTCCTTCGTCGTGCAGCACCAGCTGCACCCCGCCGAACTCGGACTCTTCGATACCTCCGGCCGCATGACAGGAGGCACGACGTCATGA